DNA sequence from the Bacteroidia bacterium genome:
CCATGATTATTGGAACACAGCTATTTACCACCGGATTTTTAGCAGAATTGGTTTCCAGAAACGCCCCGGATAAAAACCATTACCTCATCGAAGAGGAATTTTAATTATTCGACCCGAATCCCATTACGGTTAGCCTCACAGGTATTGCAATACGTTTTACCGTCGCAACCAATTACACCCGGGCAATCCTGCGTGCAAGCCGCATTTTGATATTGGTTGTAAAGAGCCTGATCGAAACAATCATTCTTTTTGCACGAAGCCAAGGAAAACAGAAGCAGAGCGCCTATTGCCCAAACCGTTGATTTTGATAGCTTTTTCATACTTCAAATATAGCTATTTTCCATTTTTCCTAATCAATTCTATTAATTATTTGGCGGGCCCCCTTCGCCCAAGAAGGAAAGTGCAAGAACAGTCGAATGGCAATGGGCGTTCGGGTCACGCTATCGGCTGTAGTCCAAGCCAACTCCGCTAAACGCTGCGTTGGCTTGGA
Encoded proteins:
- a CDS encoding kazal domain protein, with product MKKLSKSTVWAIGALLLFSLASCKKNDCFDQALYNQYQNAACTQDCPGVIGCDGKTYCNTCEANRNGIRVE